ATCACTCTAGGAAGATCCCAAGAATGATGGATGCATCGGCACTTAACAAGCCCAAACACTACTACTCCAAAAACCctcaatgatcttgatgattggtATTATTAAATAGACGAGGGTGTGTAAGCCCTCTGGCTTCCTTTGTTTTAACTAACTCCTAAGAGTCCCATTCCTTGCTTCACTTATAATATTGACCTTAAAGGTGCTCCAACTACTAAAATCTTAGAGAAGGGCAAGGCATACTTGCAAGAGCCAAGATATATTTTGGTCTGAAAGCATGTACCCAAAAAGACGCGATCTTCCAAGAAGTTCTCTCCACTCATCATTTCTACCCATCCAGAATAGGAGATAAGGGATCAAAAGGTGCAGAATGCTGAATGAGTGAAGAATATGAACAAGCAGGAGAAGGGCTTGTCTGAAGCTGTCGATGTGAAGAATATGAGTGGAGAGGATATCTAAAGCATATACCAAACAAAATGCAGAGCATGGTGATCTAAAAAGCAACCCAATTCAAAAAGTGCTTACGTACATTTAAGATGGCAACATGGTCACATCACAAAACAATTAGAGTGCAATCCAAAACACTAATATTGTGAGGTGAAAGAACAAGGAAAACTGGAAAAGGACGTGCAAGATTAGTAGTATTCAAGGAATAAGTGGTAAACTAATTGAGATAGTTTGACCATGTGCACCATAGGTTAAAACCGACCCCGGCGCTGAGAGGTCACAGATCCTGTAGAAGTGgcagaaaagaggagaagaagataaAGAGGAACAAAactaatataataaatcttttggtTTTTTATTCATTTTTGAAAATTTGACCATGTACTTGGCTAGGATTCATAGAAATGGCCCACTTAGTTGTGATAGGATTTGTTGTGTATATTTTTGCCAGATGTGACGCAAGCCCTATGGTCAACAAAGGTTTTAAAGGCATCCATCCCCAAGTCGTTGAGAATTTCATCCGCAACACTTAGCATGCTTTTTCTTGTTTTCATATTTATTATGCATAGAAATATCCTGCTATGTTGTATGGAGATTCACACTTTATAATTCCAGTAGATCCCATTTTCAGGTCACAAGGGTGAGTCCTTAAAACTTTTAGAAATTCAATGCACCAAGAATTATGCTCTACTTTGGTGAAATCATGATGGTCTAGCTTATGTACGCTATGTTATTCCCTCCTGACCTCAATAGGCGACCACCCTTTTACTAATAATTTGACAATGATATTGAAGAATTTTGGCTGACATAAATGCTGTCAACAAATCCATGAAGGGGCAGAAGTGTGTTATGAGataccaaagaagaagaagaggaagttcCAACCATCCAGACTTCATTTTGCTGTTTGGTAATTTCTTTTATGCTTTAGTTGCAGTTGGGATTGAGATAAGTATAACAATTTTGCTAAGACGTAGATAAGACCTCCCAATTAAAAGGAAAGGAAACTATAAATTAGTTACGTAGCCTAGTAAGTTAGTAGATAAAGGGTCATGGATATGCCAAATAAAAACCTGATTATATTTAAAGAAAAGCATAAGCCATCTCAGGTATTATGTTAAATACTATTTCTATAGCAtaagttatttaatttttatatgaataataaatacaacatTATTGAAATCATCAGAAAACTAATAATGTTAAAATACTGACTCTAATGAAAAATAGCTTCCCATCATATATAGAAACAAGCCGATCTTAATAAGATAAGGATAGTGCTTTCAGGATATTAGTAGCCTTGGAAGGCAGGCCACAATAAGACAACAACAGTAACAAAAATGGAGTTCAGAAGTTTCGTTTCAGACATGCAAAGTTTGGTTAGCAACTGTATGTTACCTTCGTTTGTCTTGGTGGATTGTTGCCAAGTGTGAGTTTGCAGTATACACTTGGGTTTCCCACTGACTGCCTTAAATTGTTACCCCGCTTTATAATGACTGTAAGTGTTCCTGGTAAGCACTGCAAAAGAAGTTCAGCTTTTTCCTGGAACCGAGGTGGGCCAGACTGAATCAAGTATTGCAACAAGGGAATAGCCTCTGATGCAGCAACAGATTGAGCTTTGAAAATCTCAGTTGGGCATGCTGACCAAGCTTGCCTGAGAAAGAAAAGTGAATCCAATGCTGCTTCTTGAGCTGCTTCAGAGCCAGTTTTAAGAGACGTTACAAGATGGGGAATGCTTAAAGTAGCAGGTTCAGTAGCCCTCAAACGAGGAAAGTTGCCTAGTAGTGCATTCAGTGCTTTTAGATACTCCTCATTTGCACTTCCATTGGCCCATAAATCTTTTTCAATGGCAGCTGCACAAGAATCAGAATCATTAGGTCTCGAAAAGGGTAGTGCATGCATGAAAAGCACaactgaatgaaaaataaatatcagcTAGACCATGTAATAAGTCTAAAAATAAAACCTCAACAAATTATGTTGAAACAACATTAAAATGGTCATGTTAGCAATAAAGCTTTTTATTCTCAGAATAGTCTCCAAGATTATTCCATTTTAGTGTTGGTAAAAAAATTCATAGCTATGGCTAATGAATATTATGAGCATTTAAGTCATTAGAATTATCAACAGACAAAAAATTAGAAAGTTGGTGTCATGGTTGATGACAAGGCAACAAATAATTATAATGTACTGCTTAAATTCAGCCAGCCTCTTTGTTAAAGAGACAGGTAAATTGCAGGCTCACAGATAGCCACACCATTTTGAGAAGTAATGCTGATCACCACCTCAACAAGAACAATTCAATAAACTAAGCATAATAACTATGTTTGACTTTGTGTTGTAAGAGTCCATAGTTACATCATCCAGAGCTCTCTACTTcaataattagatctaacattTATGATCTTCTGTGATTTAGTTCTATCCTAGAAGTTTTATACCTAATGCTTTGATAATACCATGGTCAATGAACTTGGAAACATATTTGTCCACTTCATTTGGTAATTCATATGACTGGAAAATGTGATGCTCTGAGCCCTGAACCAGAGTGCATTTCTTTTACCAAAACGGCTTAAACTAAAAGAAGATATGATGTTTTATAAGAAATCAATGCCTGTTAGTCTTAGCTATAATTCTTTATTTTATGCTCAGCGTAATTAGTTTGATTTGTCAAAAATAAAGGATAAGCAACTGGAATGGAGGACAACTTTAAAACGCAGTAGTaaaatagtatgattgatgaCAACATTCAGGTATAGTCCACTTCAGCAGAGCTAATTGTTAGTCAAGAAAACCACTAGACAAGTACAATCACAGTGAGGAGAAagattaaaaagaaagaaagaaacaaagaattCATGCAGCAATCTTCCTCAGTTATGCATCTGTTTGTGCTTGAACTTGGACTGCAGGCATCCCAGAACAACAAAATTTCAAATAGAAGTTTGCTAAGAAAGGCACATGACAAGAATCACAAGAATTTACCAGTTATAGCTCTCACTGTTTCACTCGAAGCATACTCTTGGATGGTGTTATTAGAGAAGAGAAGTTTAACAAACATTGCTGCCTGAACAGACGTATCAGGATTGCTGGAATTAACAAGGTCCAGCACAACCTGAACACCACCAGCTTCTGCAACAGCTCTCTTATTTGATCTGCTGTACATTACAAGATTCTGCAGGGTGCATATGGCTACTACTTTCATTTCTTCTGTTGGTTGGTCTTCAATAAGATTTACCAGAGCTCGGCATGCTGAAACAGCATCTGCAGTTCGAGCAAGGCCTTCATTTTGGAAAAGATCACCAAGAGCAAGAGCTGCAAGCAACCTTCCCTGCTGGGATTGTGTTTGAGGATCTAGAAGATACATGGATAGTGGTGAAATAGCAGATTTGGCAGCTTTTGTTTCTCTGATCTTCACATTGTTAAGCAACACTTCCAGCAATCTTGCTGCAGTTTCTTCACACTGATGACTCCTGAGAAGTTCCAATAATGCCTCTACAGCACCACTTTCAGCCATTGCTTCAGCACTGGTTGAATCATCACTTTCCAGCACAAGCAGGGCATTTAGTGCACCTACAACTGTACTTTCTGTTCCAGAGTGAAGCAACTGCACCAATACAGCCACAGGCAGTTCGAGAAAAAATTCAGAACTATACTGGAGAATGCTGGATAAGATAGAAGCAGCAGATTCCCATATAGCATGAGGCAAGGGAGGGTCAGTTTGCAATATTACTTTAGACAACTCATAAACACCACCTTCCTTAGCAATTGTATTTGGCCAAGATAATGCAATGTTAACAAGAGCTTTTATAGACCTCTGTTGTAAAATGGGCACACCTGATCCAAGAACTTGGATTAGGGGACTAATTGCTTGCTCTGTTATAGAATCCTTCTGCAAGTGTTCTTCCAAGAGGAGATGGGATAATAGTTCTGCAGCCAATTGTTGCACCGCTTGACTAAGGGAATCCAGTAAAGCAATAACTGGTTCAATGGCTTGTCGAGGTGTCAGGTTATAATCAGCTCGACAATGAGGATGCTCCAAAATATTAACAAGAACCTGTAAGGTACCATGCTGACCAATAGGACCAATTTCAGACCTACTTAGTAAGGAGAAAAGAGGTTCCACAACTTTGGCTGCTGATGGACCCTTCGCAATGCTTGCATTGTTGGTCAATATTCTAAGTAATTCAGCAAGCGCAATGCAGAGAAAATCAGGAGCTTCATGGAGTATATTAAGTGTGCTCTCAATTACCCCAGCTTTCACCATTTCCAATTTACAAGCTGGCCTATCCTTTCCTAACTTTGCCAAAGCTCTAGCAACTGCCTCATGAAGCAAGCAATTTTTACCAAACAGAAGACCAACAAGAGGAACAACAGCACCATGTGCAGCAACTAGTTCTGCCAATTGATCATCATCCAAAAGCTTATCCAGTGCACAAACTACTGAATGCTGTGCAGGACTAGACTCACTGACTAATAGAGACACCAAAGGCTCCACACAACGTGCTGCAGCCATCGTCGACCGAATTCTTGTATTTCCAAAAAGGACACAACATAACTCAGCAGCACCTCCCTTCAATTCCACTGAGCAGTTCGAAGAAAGGATACGGCAAAGGACATCCACTGCATTCATCTCAACATCTGCAACAGCAAGAGCTCTCGACAGATTTTCAGAAAGCAACCTAACAAGAGCAGCAATAACAGCATGTTGCTCCTTCTCTGATCCAGTGCTCAAAAGCTCTACAAGGGGTTGAATGGCTTGGCGAGCTGACTCACTATTCCTGATATGATCTGAGCAAAACAAACTCTCCAAAGCTTTAGCTGCACTGTACCTGGAATTTCTTCCCCCTAGTCGTAAGACTGCCACAAGTTGATTAACAGAACCAAATGCAGATTCATGACGCCTTATTTCAGCACTGCTGAACAGAATGCCCAATAATTCTGTGGTCGCTTCTTCTGTTGCATCTTGTGGTCCTAGTGAGAGATACTTAGTAAGTGCCTCTAAAGCCCCAGCTTCAACCATTACAAGTTTATTTGCAGGGCAATCTACTGCTAGATGAGTCAGAAGGCCCAATGCCAGAAAAGGTGCACCTGGTCGGTCTGGAATTGGTTTGAGCAAATCAACAAGTGCAGGTATGGCTTTCCTAGAAGTTGCACCAACCCTTATATCATCAACTCTAAACAACCTCTCCAATGCAACTTGCTCTGGATTGCGGACCATAGAGAACTCCTCTGACAATTCTAAAAGATCAGCTATATCAGTGTCAGCACACCCAAGCAAAGGTATGAGCCCATTAGCTGCCCCAGAATTAGCAACAGCCAGCAGAGTCCCTCTGCTACCATTACAAACAAGACTGGCCAAAGCTTGTGCAGCAAAATATCTGTTTGCTGACTCTTCTGATCTCAACAGATTTGCAAGTACTGGAATAGAGTGCATTGTTGCATTTGATCGTATGATATCTCTGTCCTGAAACAGCGCTGCGAGTAGCAAAGCACATACCCATGTGCTGTTATCTTCTTTAGAATCACTCTGCAAATTTTACATTTACATACGTCCGATTAAGTCTTGAGAGTGACCATAAGAATTAAAAAACATGCAGACAAACCATGACATTAAGCAAAGAAAGTAAACAATATacaaaaaatattgatgaaagTGCCACCATGAAATACACATATGGTAAATACAGATATAGGAAAAGCTCCTATAATAAGGGATGGAACTACTGAAAAGGCATTGCCAGTTACCTGTATGGATAGGAATGCACACTGAGAGATCTTGTCAGTAAGAGCTTCAATTGCTCCAGCCTCCATTATGGCTGCTTTAGTTTTGTCATCATGACAAGCAAGTATAGAAAGTAGCCAAATGGCAACCATGTTACCAGAAATCACAGCAGTGCTACACTCAATTTCACCATTTGTATCTTGCTCTTTAGGATGCCTATAAATGCTTATGTCGATATTGCTTTCACCATCTCTATGGTCAGCCAAAGAATATGTAGAATGAAGCATACCAACAAGAGAATGAACGAGATGAGTGCATAAGCTTGATTCATTCAAAGCTTCAACCAGATTCTGGCTGTTCTCTTTTGCAGCACAAATAAGAAGAGCACTTCCCCCAACTTTGACTTTGAAATTGTTGCACCCAATAACTCTTCTTGCAATTGATGATATACACCCAGAGGTGCCAGAAACCACACCACCCAGTATAACAGGCTGATCATGACCAAGTTTTGATACAATTTCTATAGCTTTATCCTGTAACAAGGGAGTTCCATCAGCTATACATGCAACAAGGGGGACTACtgtatggggatgttcagcaagAATTGCCCATGGAGGTTTTATATGCTCGCTTGCTCCTTTTGATCTTGACAATATAGCCATTGCATTAAGAACTTCTGATGTAGCCTCAGCTTCAACACTAGTAGATTCCAGAAGGGCAGCAAGTGCGAGAACTGTCCCAGCACGGTTTACACTATCAGATATTGCCTGATCAATAAAGCGACACTGAAGAAGACGTGCAATTGCTGCTGCAGCATGAGCTCTTCCATCAATAGTGCCATCTCGCAGAACTCGTGTAACAGGAAAAATAATCTCATCTGGAGATGCCTGCGTAGATACTTCATGATCCAGAAGAAGGTTAGCCAGAGCTCGTGTTGCCTGCTCTGCCACTTCTAGAACTGAGGAATTAGCAAGAAGGATTAATGGATTCAATGCATCTTTAGCAACTGCAGCAACCTCCTTATTTTGCTTAATTGAAAGGAAAATAGCTGCAAGGCAGCATGAAGCCTCGCTCAGAATTCTTTCAGACTCCACATTAAGCAGCTTCATCACTGACCAGAGAGTCTTCACCGCAACATGagtttctctcaagtctctgcgGCAGTGAAAGAGTCCTGCAAGAGCTGATGCTGATTTAGCTTGAGTTTCTTCCTTCGTAAAACTTAAGATTTTTATCATGGTCTCAATAGCATCATTTGCAGCACTTCCTTCATGCAAAATATCATTTAGGGGTGCTACTGAAAGCAAACTTTTTAGTGCATCCAATATATATACTTTAGACTCAGGCTGGTCACTGGTTAGTAAAGCAGAGAGCTGGCTGATAGTCCCAGTATCTGACTTATGGATGAGATGATTTAATGTTTTTGATGCGATCTCTTTTCCATTATCACTTCCATTTTTCAACAGCCATAATAAAGCAGGAACAGCATCAGCACTTTCAACACATGCTCGAATGTCTTCACTGTGGTTACAAAGGTTTCCAAGGATTATTGCAGAATCTTCTTTGGCTTTTGGAGATCCTGTTTCTAAAATTTGAACAAGAGGAGGAATGCCTCCAGCAGCAGTTATGGCCCATTTGCTTTCATCATTTTCATTGGATAAGAGGCAAAGAAGAGCCACAGCACATTCCTGTTGTTGTTCCGATGAGAGGCCGAGAAGAGATATCAAAAGCTGAACCCCCTCACGACCTTGCAATGCATGCCATAGGCTACATTCTTTGTTGCAGACTATAAGAAGAGATTTCACCAGTTCATCTTGTGCCTCATTTGTTGCCATCGTTATCAAACCAACAAGCAAGCGTTTTGCATCAGAACTGCGAAGCCTCCTTGATAGAATATTATTCCCATACAAACTGGCCAATGCTTCAATAGTACGCTCCTCTACAAGAAATGGCAACTTAGGTTTAAACTGGTTTACCAATATCTTCTCAATGATTAAAGGGTCTGAAGCCCTAACAGATTCAGCGTTCGAGTCATATATCATCAGGGCTGAAGCTAAAGCACCCAGTGTGTCAGCAATCTGTGCAGGTGAAGTACATGATTCGAGGCTTTCACCTAGGCTGgatatcacatatgacaatccaCCAGATATATTTGCTAATGCACACATTGCATTTTCTTGCAATGCTTGAGCAGATTCGCCTTGCATAAATTCTTTTGATGGAGCTATAGTTGCATTTATCAATGCAGGGATCCCATTAGAATTAGCTATCTCACGCCTGGCTTCCTTACACTGTGCAGAAAGAGATTTAAGGGCACCCGCAGCCTCAGCTCTAATAGAAGCTTCATTACCAGGCCCCAGTAACTTGAGGAGTTGCTTAGTGGTTCCTGCAGCTAAAACTCTTGAACAAACTGATGCATCTTCCATCATTACACACGCAAGAAGATAGCAAACATTTGCAATTGTACTGGTTTGTCCCAAAGAAAGCAGTTTTATAAGTATATCCACTCCGCCAGATTCTATGGTCGCTGGCCAGAAACCATCTGTGCTCTTAGATAAATTCTTTAATGCTCCAGTAAGCAGATTATCCACCATACTACCATTTTTGAGACCATGTTTTAGCTGCTCCCATAAAACAGGAACAACTCCCTCAGTTGCGAAGATCTTTGATCCAACATGATCCCTTGCTCCACCTTGAGAAACAGCATAAATAGTTTTTGCAGCTGCAATCTGGCCCTCAGCTGAGCTGGACTTGAGGAGAGCGAGCAGTGGAGGGATGCAACCACCGAGCAATACTTTTACTCTTAGTTCTTCCTCCTTGCAAAGAGATCCTAAAACAGCAGCAGCCAACATCTTCACTCCTAATGACCCTGACCTAAGGAGAGCGACAAGAATGGGAACTGCCTGGGAGTGTGACCCCACGGCACCAAAGGCATTATCACGAGTTTCGATAAGTTCTAGCAACTGTTTCAAGGAGCTCTCTTTCTCTTGCGCAGCTGAAGAATTCCGACGTAATTGCTCTACACACTGGGCAATACTTGAAAGCGTTCCATCTGGATCCTCCATGCTAGCACGGTCTCTGAAAGTAACATAATTAGCAAGATCCATAGGTGAAAGCTGTCCACAAGTATTCATCATTGCAGAATGGTCACAATAGTGAGCAACTAAATTTTGTGATTTAAAATGAGTTTACACGTAATGCTCTAAACATTTGTTAAGAGATAGCTGGATGTTCAAAAAACAATCATTCTTCAAATACTAGACATGTCAGAACATTATGCAGGAGACAACTGGATGTTCAACTGCCCACTAAAATAAGAGGGTCATTCTTCAACTACTACACATGTCATAACATTATGCAGGGACAATGTGAACACAGAACAGATAGGGCAAAAGAAACTTGCATGTTGTAGTGTTGAATTTTGTCAATGTTGCTACTGTGACATTGATGTCTAATTATGAAATCTGTGTTCTCAAGAAAATTTGACAGTTAAATACATCACTATCCATGTGGGAATATAATGATTAAAGAAGCATATCTCGAAtcccataaataaataaatgacaaGCCTTATATTTTCAATTTTGGAACCTCATAAAATGAGAAAATCAGTTCATTGGATGATTCAAAAGTACACAGCGCAAATGGCAATGATAAAAATAAGGATCTTGACATGGTCCTATAACATAGTCACCACTTATGAGCAACCATCACATTTACAATAGTCATTCTTGTtaattattgttttttttttctttccattccTCTGTATATTTTAGTTAGAGGGCAGGGTTGGAATTTTATACATTCTTAGCTTGATACTCATATTGCAGATGGATACAACCCTTTTTTGTGTGTGCCCACCTTTTTGCTTGTCAGACTTCTAAATTCTCATAGGGATCTCTAGGAATTCCTTCTAGAGCCtgttgaataattttttatagattcCCTTTTCACTCATTCTTACTAAATAACGAGCTAATAAATCTCTTTCTTTGTGCCATTGGGCTTCCCCATTGAATTAATTGTAACACTCATAATGATCAACCTTACAAAGATCCCATTCATAACAAATACAAGGAGTTAAACAATAAAGGTTTTGTCAAAGAAAACTAAAACATGCAGAATAACGCTGGTTATGCTTATGGTTAGAGCTGTATATGTGCCTACAAGTTGATGGAGCACGCACACACGGGGATATATATTTCTCAGGTCAACATCTACATATTCAAACattttttgcatggagaaaagaaaaggaaaatgatTCTGTGATTAAAATATGGTGGCAATGGTAATGCTCATGAGGTTAGGAACAAGAATGCTAATGGTGGTAGCAGTTAGAAAAAAGGATGGGTGCTTACCGGTTATGCTATCTATTGTCAGTAGGAGTGGGGTTTTGAAAACATTACAATGATGTAAGTGTCACAATGGTTGGCCATTCACTTGATGGTGACAGAGTAATGCAAACTGAAAGCAATCTGTTATTCATCACTCGTACCTCCACAAACATCCTACTAATTACTCATTAACAAAGTCACATTCGACTGTGGAGCATATAAGTTTGAGAGTTGGTGTTAAGAGCTATGAGACATGGGTGTTCTCTCTTACACGATTGGTTGTGTACAGGACTAACATGAGAGTCCAAATGTTATGTTAATGTATATTTTGTCAATTCCCATTAATGATATATTAATGATCATGGTCTTTCCAAACATTACAATTTTGTATGAATGGAAAGCTGGGCCTACATGAACTAAGCAATGAGGAGCTAAACATTTTAGTGATAATGTCTTTATGGAAAGGAGATGCAACTAGACCAGTCCTGGTCTAAATCCACGATAGTACACAGTGTGGCCTAAAAGTCCATGCCCATCAGTCCTAAATGAGCTTTCATTTGGTTTAGTTCAAAGCTTTCAATAACAGATTTTGGATAGGAAACCAAGATTTGCCTAGCGGCCAGACAACTTTCAGCTTTAATTTGCAGATTCTACAGCAATATTTTTCTCCAGAAACCATTTACAGATTGAACCTCTGATATGATATTGACACCCAAAAACTAATTTTAAATAGTTGAGCTTGCATAATATGAATGTTATATAAATCATAAAACCATGAAATTTATATCATAGTATTAAAATGTAATTAGCATGAGCTTAGAGCCAATTaaccttaaatttattttcttaaacTAAATGAATGTTGCAACTCAAAACCATAATTGTGTGAGCTTACAATGACTGTTTATTGCACTTTATTGAGTAATCTATAGATGGAGACAATGTAACCATTAATAGATATTTAATGGTATAAGAAAAAAACCAGGTGGCATATTCTCTATTACAATAGTTTTTTACAAGTTGGTGTATATCAAAAGATCTTTTCTACCTAACAGCAAGCAACATGGCACAATGGTATCACTAACACCCAAGGTTCTATGTCTTGGTAGGACAGTGGGCATCCCAGCTGTCCCACCCCATCCTATGAGAAAACGGGATCAAGACAAGGTCAGGACTCCAAAATTCATCAATGCAAATagagaagaagaaagcgaaaaaaaaaaaaggaaagaaagataaagaaaaggaaaaggaaagaagaagaagaaacatggaacaaagaaaggaaaggagaagaaaaagaaatgaaggACAGAGAAAGAagaaatggaaaaaaataaagaaaggaagggataagaaaagaaacaaaaaggaaaggaaggaaaggacggtaagaaaaaaagaaaagaaggaaagaaagaaaataaaagaaagaaagaaaggaaagaaagaagaaaatgagagagaCAGAGCATATCTACTAGGATGCATGACTAAGACCTCTACCAGAATGGGACAATAGGATGCCACGTTCTATGGAGAAATCAGGATACCTCCgtcgggatttaaaaccttgctaaCATCCACAAACCCTATAGACAAATAAACAGACAAAAATGATAAGCAAAAAATATGACAATGTATCATTAATACACACAAAACTAAATATGTGTATGCTAATAATCTTAATGTTCCCTAGGCATAACTTAGTCATGCCTTGTGACTAAAATGCATGGTGGACCACTCGAATGGATAATCTACGTGGTTTATCCTGACTGCATATGTTTGAACTTTGAAGCGCATACAGACCAAATTCCAATTGTGTAGGAGATGTTCCAACATTGGATTTAGATTAAACCActgatttctttccttttttctttaaaaaaaaaaaacctttcatTTTGGGTCCAAAGGCGTTTTACATAATGTAGATACTGACACGTGGTTTAAATTACTGATTTGAATGGCCCAAATTGCACTTAGGGACTATGCCATAGCATCTGTTCTGCACATGGAATAAATATGTCCCAGGTACACATATATGTGCATATTTTGTATCTTAGAATGTATTCATAATGTCAAGTTATAGtcatcataaattttaaaaaagaaagaataattaACAGTGTAAATAAACTTTGTGCTATTTCTCTTGCAGAGATATTTAGTGATGAAACCTGAAACATAGAGGTATGAAATTCTAAACTCACCTCAAGCCCATCTTAATTATTGAGTGTGGGGTTGGGGGCTCTGAAGCTTGAACTTTAGTATCCAGATTTCTTTCCTGTAATTGAACAGTGGGGAATAACATTAATCATAAGGAGTGCATCAACGAAGGCTGGAGATTAGTTTCCATGACATATACAGAGTTATGCAGTTGTCGAGATAAGATGCATTGCAAATAGCTCCATTATCATCTAAAAAGGATTATATGAAGGTAAGATTATACTATGTGAATTTATGTATAAATTAGCATCCACAAAAATGCCTTGCAGATTAACTAATGTTAATTTTGTAAAATCTGAGGTTCActaatatcaatattttttttatagttatttATGAAATCAGTGGTATTCCTTTGATCCTTAAAGCTACAACTAACTAGAATCAACAGCTGCATAGATTTTAACAATGTCTGTTCAAACAGGATCAAATCTAAAGCTAGAATTTACAATAATGAGGTGGCCGAGTTTGATTTAGAATTGATGCCACCAAAATACTAAATACTCGATGCTTTCTCAGTCCCATGGTTCTTATCCAGGTAGTTTATGATCATTTATCCATAGTGGTATGAGGGTAAAGATTAATAAGTTATATCTCTTATCATCTTTGTCATTGCTTGCCCATGATGAATAATGTTAGTGGGAGATATATGTTGCATAGGAAATATCAGGTTGCTTTTTTAACATATCAAGCTATCTGAGTCACCTCTTAGTGTTTTTATTATGTGATGCCACATTTAAACTACCCGGTCAGGGTCCAATCCATGGATATAAGGAGGTCCTAAAATCTGATAAGTTAAAAGAGAAACGTCTGTGGTTCAAAATCCTGAAAATGTGGTTTTTTGTGAAGATTATGCATTTTATTATTGGCAAGTCTAGTGCAATTAGATCTGGGGATATAATTTGGCTTTTGAAGATCTGACAAGCTTATCCTACCATGATCAAATATGTGATGCACATCCGCAAGTCTACCTTTCACGTCACTTGAAGTCACAGGGATTTTAGATGGCAGAGTTTTTAGTGCTGCCTGGCTACTCTTAGGGGGGTTCAGACTTGTTGCTAACCATAACCTTCTATCAGTCAGATTCCTTCTTCCATCATACTGTTTCCAGCAAAACAA
This genomic window from Elaeis guineensis isolate ETL-2024a chromosome 13, EG11, whole genome shotgun sequence contains:
- the LOC105033005 gene encoding protein CELLULOSE SYNTHASE INTERACTIVE 1 encodes the protein MGLRDRASMEDPDGTLSSIAQCVEQLRRNSSAAQEKESSLKQLLELIETRDNAFGAVGSHSQAVPILVALLRSGSLGVKMLAAAVLGSLCKEEELRVKVLLGGCIPPLLALLKSSSAEGQIAAAKTIYAVSQGGARDHVGSKIFATEGVVPVLWEQLKHGLKNGSMVDNLLTGALKNLSKSTDGFWPATIESGGVDILIKLLSLGQTSTIANVCYLLACVMMEDASVCSRVLAAGTTKQLLKLLGPGNEASIRAEAAGALKSLSAQCKEARREIANSNGIPALINATIAPSKEFMQGESAQALQENAMCALANISGGLSYVISSLGESLESCTSPAQIADTLGALASALMIYDSNAESVRASDPLIIEKILVNQFKPKLPFLVEERTIEALASLYGNNILSRRLRSSDAKRLLVGLITMATNEAQDELVKSLLIVCNKECSLWHALQGREGVQLLISLLGLSSEQQQECAVALLCLLSNENDESKWAITAAGGIPPLVQILETGSPKAKEDSAIILGNLCNHSEDIRACVESADAVPALLWLLKNGSDNGKEIASKTLNHLIHKSDTGTISQLSALLTSDQPESKVYILDALKSLLSVAPLNDILHEGSAANDAIETMIKILSFTKEETQAKSASALAGLFHCRRDLRETHVAVKTLWSVMKLLNVESERILSEASCCLAAIFLSIKQNKEVAAVAKDALNPLILLANSSVLEVAEQATRALANLLLDHEVSTQASPDEIIFPVTRVLRDGTIDGRAHAAAAIARLLQCRFIDQAISDSVNRAGTVLALAALLESTSVEAEATSEVLNAMAILSRSKGASEHIKPPWAILAEHPHTVVPLVACIADGTPLLQDKAIEIVSKLGHDQPVILGGVVSGTSGCISSIARRVIGCNNFKVKVGGSALLICAAKENSQNLVEALNESSLCTHLVHSLVGMLHSTYSLADHRDGESNIDISIYRHPKEQDTNGEIECSTAVISGNMVAIWLLSILACHDDKTKAAIMEAGAIEALTDKISQCAFLSIQSDSKEDNSTWVCALLLAALFQDRDIIRSNATMHSIPVLANLLRSEESANRYFAAQALASLVCNGSRGTLLAVANSGAANGLIPLLGCADTDIADLLELSEEFSMVRNPEQVALERLFRVDDIRVGATSRKAIPALVDLLKPIPDRPGAPFLALGLLTHLAVDCPANKLVMVEAGALEALTKYLSLGPQDATEEATTELLGILFSSAEIRRHESAFGSVNQLVAVLRLGGRNSRYSAAKALESLFCSDHIRNSESARQAIQPLVELLSTGSEKEQHAVIAALVRLLSENLSRALAVADVEMNAVDVLCRILSSNCSVELKGGAAELCCVLFGNTRIRSTMAAARCVEPLVSLLVSESSPAQHSVVCALDKLLDDDQLAELVAAHGAVVPLVGLLFGKNCLLHEAVARALAKLGKDRPACKLEMVKAGVIESTLNILHEAPDFLCIALAELLRILTNNASIAKGPSAAKVVEPLFSLLSRSEIGPIGQHGTLQVLVNILEHPHCRADYNLTPRQAIEPVIALLDSLSQAVQQLAAELLSHLLLEEHLQKDSITEQAISPLIQVLGSGVPILQQRSIKALVNIALSWPNTIAKEGGVYELSKVILQTDPPLPHAIWESAASILSSILQYSSEFFLELPVAVLVQLLHSGTESTVVGALNALLVLESDDSTSAEAMAESGAVEALLELLRSHQCEETAARLLEVLLNNVKIRETKAAKSAISPLSMYLLDPQTQSQQGRLLAALALGDLFQNEGLARTADAVSACRALVNLIEDQPTEEMKVVAICTLQNLVMYSRSNKRAVAEAGGVQVVLDLVNSSNPDTSVQAAMFVKLLFSNNTIQEYASSETVRAITAAIEKDLWANGSANEEYLKALNALLGNFPRLRATEPATLSIPHLVTSLKTGSEAAQEAALDSLFFLRQAWSACPTEIFKAQSVAASEAIPLLQYLIQSGPPRFQEKAELLLQCLPGTLTVIIKRGNNLRQSVGNPSVYCKLTLGNNPPRQTKIVSTGPTPEWDEAFSWAFDSPPKGQKLHISCRNKSKFGKSKFGKVTIQIDRVVMLGSVAGEYTLLPESKSGPPRNLEIEFQWSNK